The following coding sequences lie in one Anoplolepis gracilipes chromosome 4, ASM4749672v1, whole genome shotgun sequence genomic window:
- the Prp19 gene encoding pre-mRNA-processing factor 19: MALSCAISNEVPEHPVISPASGSIFERRLVEKYVTENGVDPINGKELTIEQLIDIKTTPIVKPKPPSATSIPAILKILQDEWDAVMLHSFTLRQQLQTARQELSHALYQHDAACRVIARLTKEVTAAREALATLKPQAGIVQAATIPQPAVAVEAGGTAAQPMEQAGITEDVIQKLQERATVLTQERKRRGRSVPEDLMPQDSIRSFQTLASHPGLHSASVPGILALDIHGADTSKILTGGADKNATVFNKDTEQVVAILKGHTKKVTRVIYHPEEDIVMTASPDTTIRVWNVGTSQTTLLLKAHDASVTGLSLHPTGDYLLSSSLDQHWAFSDIRTGRLLTKVAGQTGQPLTTAQFHPDGLIFGTGTADSQVKIWDLKEQSNVANFPGHTGPITAISFSENGYYLATAAEDSCVKLWDLRKLKNFKTLQLEESYEVKDICFDQSGTYLAVAGTDVRVYLCKQWQELKVLNDHTAAATGVRFGKHAQYIASTSMDRTLKLYGLS; this comes from the exons ttTCTAACGAGGTACCAGAGCACCCAGTGATATCTCCTGCTTCTGGTTCGATATTCGAGAGACGTCtcgttgaaaaatatgtaactgaGAATGGAGTGGATCCTATCAATGGCAAAGAACTTACTATTGAACAACTTATTGAtatcaaaa CGACTCCGATAGTCAAGCCTAAACCGCCTAGTGCAACTTCCATTCCagcgatattaaaaatcttgcaAGACGAATGGGATGCTGTTATGTTACATTCCTTTACATTGCGACAACAACTTCAGACTGCGAGACAAGAACTGTCCCATGCATTGTACCAGCATGATGCAGCTTGTCGTGTCATTGCTAGATTGACAAAGGAAGTTACCGCTGCTAGAGAAGCTCTGGCCACTCTCAAGCCACAGGCTGGAATCGTACAGGCTGCTACAATCCCACAACCt GCTGTGGCAGTAGAAGCTGGTGGTACAGCAGCTCAACCAATGGAACAGGCTGGCATCACCGAGGACGTGATTCAAAAACTGCAGGAACGAGCAACTGTTCTTACTCAAGAACGAAAGCGACGTGGACGCTCAGTGCCAGAGGATCTGATGCCTCAGGATAGTATCCGGTCATTCCAGACTCTCGCGTCGCATCct GGACTGCATTCTGCTAGTGTACCTGGAATCTTGGCACTTGATATTCATGGCGCGGACACCAGCAAGATTCTAACGGGTGGCGCTGACAAGAATGCTACTGTTTTCAACAAGGACACTGAACAAGTAGTGGCAATTCTCAAAGGTCACACGAAGAAA GTTACCCGAGTTATTTATCATCCAGAGGAAGACATAGTAATGACTGCGTCACCTGATACTACAATTCGTGTGTGGAACGTTGGTACCAGTCAGACGACTTTATTACTGAAAGCTCACGATGCTTCAGTAACCGGATTATCTCTACATCCAACTGGCGATTATCTGTTAAGCTCATCTCTAGATCAGCATTGGGCCTTCTCAGATATACGCACTGGCAGATTATTGACTAAG gtGGCAGGACAAACAGGACAACCGTTGACCACAGCGCAATTTCATCCTGATGGTTTGATTTTTGGTACTGGCACGGCAGATTCTCAGGTGAAAATCTGGGACTTGAAAGAGCAATCTAACGTTGCAAATTTCCCTGGTCACACCGGTCCGATCACGGCAATTAGTTTCTCCGAGAATGGATATTATTTGGCGACTGCCGCAGAGGACTCGTGCGTTAAACTCTGGGACTTGCGCAAGCTCAAGAACTTTAAAACACTGCAGTTGGAGGAATCTTACGAGGTGAAAGATATTTGCTTCGACCAAAGTGGAACTTATCTGGCTGTAGCAGGAACGGATGtgag AGTATATCTCTGTAAGCAGTGGCAGGAATTGAAAGTTTTGAATGATCATACGGCAGCAGCTACTGGCGTTCGTTTCGGAAAACACGCGCAATATATTGCATCCACCAGTATGGATAGAACTCTGAAGCTTTATGGATTGTCATAA